CAGCTCCGCCTTTCGCAGCCTCCTGGCCTGGGTGGGGTCCGTGTCCCTGCTGGTGGGTGGCATTGGCATCATGAACATCATGCTAGTCTCGGTGACCGAGCGCACCCGCGAGATCGGCATCCGCCAGGCCATCGGAGCCCGACCCGGGGACATCCGCCGCCAGTTCCTGTTGGAGGCGCTCACCCTCAGCCTGGGCGGGGGGCTGATCGGGCTGGCCGCCGCCTACGCCATCGCCAGGTATGCCGGCACCCTGGGTGGCATGCGGGTACTGATCGTACCTGACTCAGTGGTGCTGGCCTTCGGCGCCGCCTCAGCGGTGGGGATCTTCTTCGGCTTCTACCCGGCCAACCGGGCCGCCCAGATGGACCCCATCGAAGCTCTGCGATACGAGTGAGGGGTAGCTCGCAAGCGCGATCTGCGGACGACAGAGAAACTGACTGGAAGGCACAAGCGATGAAGAGATCTTACTGGATAGCTGGGGGAGTCGTGGGTCTGGCCATGATCGCCGCATTGGCCACCTATTTCCTCATCGGGGCCGGCAACGTGGGCTCGGCCCTGGCGGGCAAGGCTGCGCCTGCCGCTCCGCCTTCACAGAACGAGGGGCTGGGGGCGAACCGGTTGGCCCTCGGCACCTTCTACCTGGAAGGGACAGGCATGGCGGTGACCCCCGAACAGGCCGCCAAGCTGCTGCCCTTGTGGCAGATGCTGAAAGCCCTGTACAGCAGCGATGCCTCCGCCCAGGCCGAGATAAACGCGGTGCTGACGCAACTGGAGAAAGGCATGACTGCCGAGCAAATGCAGGCCATTCGCGACATGAACCTGACCCCGGAGCAGATGGTGGAGCTAATGCAATCCCTGGGCATTGAGATGCAGACGCGACCGTCCGGTGAGGGAACTCAGGGGCAGATTCCCGGTGCCTTCCAGGGACAGCCCCCGGGGGTGATTGAGGGACAGGGCGGGTTCCGCGGTGGTGGCGTGGCTATCCCCGGGGGAGCGATGCCGTCCTTCTCCGAGGCCGACATCGCCGCCATGAGAGCCACCAGAGAAGCCAGCGGAGGCGCAGCGGAACGCATGATGGGCGGCAGGGCCAACACCGCGATCATCGAGCGGCTGATCGAAATGCTCCAGGCCCGGGCTGTCGGATAGGACTGAGATGAGGCCGATGAGAGGCTGATTCACGCCGATCGGAGAGAGAAACGAGGGAAAGATCAGCGCAGATCAGCGTGGTATCAGCGGCATCAGCGTTCCATTCCTCGACGAGAAGGCGAGATGACCAGACCAAGAATACTGGTCGTGGATGACGACCCCAAGATAGTGGCGGTGGTGAGGGCCTACCTGGAGAAGGACGGCTATCAGGTGCTCACGGCCGAGGACGGCTGCCGCGCTCTGGAGCTGACCCGCGAAGCGCGCCCGGACCTGGTAGTGCTGGACCTGATGCTGCCGGGCATGGACGGCCTGGACATCTGTCATGTGCTCCGGTCGGAGGGCAACCGGACGCCCATCATCATGCTCACTGCCAGGACCACCGAAGAGGACAAGCTGCTCGGGCTGGAAGAGGGAGCGGACGACTACGTCACCAAGCCCTTCAGCCCACGGGAGCTCCTGGCCCGGATCCGGGCCGTGCTGCGGCGCGCGGGCCCCGAGTCGGGAGAGGAGCCCAGCGTCTTGCGGTACGGGGCGCTCACGGTTGACCCAGTCCGGTACGAGGTCAAAGTGGGCGGCGAGCCAGTGACGCTCACCCGCACTGAGTTCAAGCTTCTGACCACTCTCATGTCCGAAGCGGGAAAGGTCTTCACCCGCTTCGACCTACTCGAGCGGCTGTTCGGGTACGACTACGAGGGACTGGAGCGGACGGTGGACGTCCACGTGATGAACCTGCGGCGCAAGATCGAGCCTGACCCCTCTCGGCCCACCTACATTCAGACGG
The DNA window shown above is from Anaerolineae bacterium and carries:
- a CDS encoding response regulator transcription factor, with the protein product MTRPRILVVDDDPKIVAVVRAYLEKDGYQVLTAEDGCRALELTREARPDLVVLDLMLPGMDGLDICHVLRSEGNRTPIIMLTARTTEEDKLLGLEEGADDYVTKPFSPRELLARIRAVLRRAGPESGEEPSVLRYGALTVDPVRYEVKVGGEPVTLTRTEFKLLTTLMSEAGKVFTRFDLLERLFGYDYEGLERTVDVHVMNLRRKIEPDPSRPTYIQTVYGVGYKFSEEQRVS